In the genome of Eggerthella sp. YY7918, one region contains:
- a CDS encoding LuxR C-terminal-related transcriptional regulator: MTHKLDIPVSADPSLFWPVGFGLFWGVEYALFSSNSLFAVFSFNRTHNDSFTLSLIITAMIASFCSIGINSHVHNRSTSGESSRRNWIGAAYSFTTLLGLTLINSTPLMNVVPQQILSIVAGVVIGWSAGRLTILWQSELVSAYPEKSLRLLATGGLLGSTLCMLIQMAPPGMALFLALLALIVSGLAFFTQTSCDSRTSSPPVITQKRAFNKTLTLLALPVLYACVTRMVFTSSSQISFIEAAGFLSTMSSVRTAILIVDMLFFVIIFIGFQVNISLLFNLIFVALGGSILFLPFLGTEYGSALTSIAGMCSQLSYLALTVATFEALRNLKARPNAVLGTVNGCLRAASLAGIALSEWFFERGFDIMQLVSFSFIALYLIGAALLTTVHMLTKNQQAKQAGPTPESLAIAQLTPDKRKELELLADQLLRKRCDLLAERHLLTAREREVLYHLAKGKSIAKISDDLYISTNTVKTHVKMVYVKADIHNRQELAALIDSMEDTL; this comes from the coding sequence ATGACTCACAAGCTCGACATACCAGTTTCGGCAGACCCAAGCCTGTTTTGGCCTGTTGGTTTTGGTCTGTTTTGGGGCGTAGAGTATGCTCTTTTTTCATCAAATTCTCTTTTTGCCGTTTTTTCCTTTAATCGAACGCACAACGACTCCTTCACGCTGTCTCTTATTATCACCGCGATGATTGCCTCGTTCTGCTCCATCGGTATAAACTCGCACGTCCACAATCGATCGACCTCAGGAGAATCCTCCAGAAGAAATTGGATCGGCGCCGCATATTCTTTCACCACGCTGCTGGGTCTTACACTTATAAACTCTACCCCTTTGATGAATGTCGTTCCGCAGCAGATCCTCTCAATTGTCGCGGGCGTCGTGATTGGATGGAGCGCCGGACGGCTGACAATCCTCTGGCAAAGTGAACTGGTAAGCGCCTATCCCGAGAAGTCGCTCCGCCTTCTCGCCACAGGAGGCCTCCTTGGATCGACCTTATGCATGCTGATTCAAATGGCCCCTCCAGGTATGGCGCTCTTCCTTGCCTTATTGGCCTTGATCGTATCTGGTCTCGCTTTTTTCACGCAAACCTCCTGTGACTCCCGCACTTCAAGTCCCCCTGTCATTACGCAAAAGAGAGCGTTCAACAAAACGCTCACCTTGCTTGCACTTCCTGTGCTTTACGCCTGCGTCACCCGCATGGTTTTCACGTCAAGCAGCCAGATCTCCTTCATCGAAGCAGCGGGGTTCCTGAGCACGATGTCGTCAGTTCGAACAGCTATTCTTATAGTTGACATGCTCTTTTTCGTGATAATTTTCATCGGATTCCAAGTAAATATCTCTCTTCTTTTTAACCTGATATTCGTAGCCCTCGGAGGATCAATCCTCTTCTTGCCCTTCCTTGGGACCGAATACGGAAGCGCCCTCACCTCAATTGCAGGAATGTGTTCCCAACTCTCCTACCTTGCCTTAACGGTTGCAACGTTCGAAGCGCTTCGCAATCTTAAAGCCCGTCCCAACGCGGTACTGGGCACTGTTAATGGATGTTTGAGAGCAGCAAGTTTGGCGGGCATAGCTCTCTCCGAATGGTTCTTTGAAAGGGGCTTCGATATCATGCAACTGGTATCGTTCTCCTTTATCGCCCTGTATCTGATTGGGGCCGCTCTCCTCACCACAGTTCACATGCTGACCAAAAACCAGCAGGCGAAGCAGGCCGGACCCACTCCCGAGTCGCTTGCAATCGCACAACTTACTCCAGACAAACGAAAGGAACTCGAGCTTCTTGCCGACCAGCTTCTGCGCAAGCGATGCGATCTGCTGGCCGAAAGGCACTTGCTGACGGCACGAGAAAGAGAAGTCCTCTACCACTTGGCAAAAGGCAAAAGTATTGCCAAGATATCGGACGATTTATACATATCGACAAACACGGTTAAAACCCATGTCAAAATGGTATACGTCAAAGCCGATATCCATAATCGTCAAGAGCTTGCAGCCCTTATCGATTCAATGGAAGATACCCTTTAA
- a CDS encoding formate--tetrahydrofolate ligase → MLSDIEIAQATEPEHIRAIAEKAGVPESYLELYGSNKAKVDYNLLTDEQHTPGKLILVTAINPTPAGEGKTTTTVGLADALARQGKNVVVALREPSLGPVFGIKGGAAGGGYAQVIPMEDINLHFTGDFHAIGAANNLLAAMLDNHIQQGNELGIDVRKITWKRVVDMNDRQLRNVVDGMGGKAHGVPREDGFDITVASEIMAIFCLSTSITDLKERLARIVVGYTRDDKPVTAGDLKAQGAMAALLKDALKPNLVQTLEGTPAFVHGGPFANIAHGCNSIMATRMAMALGDYCVTEAGFGADLGAEKFLDIKCRLAGLKPDAVVVVATVRALKNHGGVAKADLNEENLEALEAGLPNLLQHVENITKVYQLPCVVAINRFPTDTEAELALVEKKCRELGVNVALSEVWAKGGEGGLALADEVVRLCDEPNDFQFAYGDDLSLAEKIEAIATRVYHADGVDFEPKAAAELAKLEGLGFGGMPVCMAKTQYSFSDDAKKLGAPRDFRITVRNVKVSAGAGFVVALTGDIMTMPGLPKVPAAERIDVDETGKISGLF, encoded by the coding sequence GTGTTGAGCGACATTGAAATTGCCCAGGCGACCGAACCGGAGCACATTCGTGCGATAGCCGAAAAGGCAGGCGTGCCGGAGTCGTATTTGGAGTTGTACGGCTCGAACAAGGCGAAGGTTGACTACAACCTGCTTACAGACGAGCAGCACACGCCCGGCAAGCTTATTCTTGTTACGGCAATCAATCCCACGCCGGCTGGCGAGGGAAAAACCACGACTACGGTAGGCCTGGCCGACGCGTTGGCGCGTCAGGGTAAAAACGTGGTTGTGGCCCTGCGTGAGCCCTCGCTCGGACCTGTGTTCGGCATCAAGGGTGGCGCGGCCGGTGGCGGGTATGCGCAGGTTATTCCCATGGAAGACATCAACCTGCACTTCACGGGCGACTTCCACGCCATTGGCGCTGCCAACAACCTGTTGGCTGCCATGTTGGACAACCACATTCAGCAGGGCAACGAGCTGGGCATCGATGTGCGCAAGATCACATGGAAGCGCGTGGTGGATATGAATGACCGTCAGCTGCGCAATGTGGTGGACGGCATGGGCGGCAAGGCGCATGGCGTGCCGCGCGAAGACGGTTTTGACATCACGGTGGCCAGCGAAATTATGGCCATCTTCTGCCTGTCCACCTCTATCACGGACCTCAAAGAGCGCTTGGCGCGCATCGTCGTGGGCTACACGCGCGATGACAAGCCGGTGACCGCGGGCGACTTGAAGGCACAGGGCGCGATGGCGGCGCTGTTGAAGGATGCGCTCAAGCCCAATTTGGTGCAGACGCTTGAGGGTACGCCGGCGTTTGTACACGGCGGCCCGTTCGCGAATATCGCGCACGGTTGCAACTCCATTATGGCCACGCGCATGGCTATGGCGCTGGGCGATTACTGCGTGACCGAGGCCGGCTTCGGTGCCGACTTGGGCGCAGAGAAGTTCCTCGACATCAAGTGCCGCCTGGCCGGGTTGAAGCCCGATGCTGTGGTGGTGGTTGCCACGGTGCGCGCGCTGAAGAATCACGGCGGCGTGGCGAAGGCCGACCTCAACGAGGAAAACCTTGAAGCACTTGAGGCGGGTCTGCCGAACTTGCTGCAGCATGTGGAGAACATTACGAAGGTGTATCAGCTGCCGTGCGTGGTTGCCATTAACCGGTTCCCCACCGATACCGAGGCTGAGCTGGCGCTTGTGGAGAAGAAGTGCCGCGAGCTGGGTGTGAACGTGGCCTTGTCCGAGGTGTGGGCAAAGGGCGGCGAAGGTGGTTTGGCGCTGGCTGACGAGGTGGTGCGTCTGTGCGACGAGCCGAACGACTTCCAGTTTGCCTACGGCGACGACCTTTCGCTGGCCGAGAAGATCGAGGCCATCGCGACGCGTGTCTACCATGCCGACGGCGTGGACTTCGAGCCGAAGGCCGCGGCCGAACTGGCGAAGCTTGAAGGCTTGGGCTTCGGCGGCATGCCGGTGTGCATGGCGAAGACCCAGTACAGCTTCTCCGACGATGCGAAGAAGCTGGGTGCGCCGCGCGATTTCCGCATCACGGTGCGCAATGTGAAGGTGTCGGCTGGTGCTGGCTTTGTGGTGGCGCTTACCGGCGACATCATGACCATGCCTGGTCTGCCGAAGGTTCCCGCTGCCGAGCGCATTGATGTTGACGAGACAGGGAAGATCTCCGGATTGTTCTAG
- a CDS encoding response regulator transcription factor — MNDTPHRILVVDDEPSITEFVSYALKKEGFYTDVVDNGEDALELATKNPYDLFVLDIMLPGMDGYELCRRLRSKTSVPVLFLSARDTELDKVVGLEIGGDDYLAKPFGVRELIARVRALLRRGSGGDFPGANHAVTASGITLDEDAHTASGANGEIDLTPREFELLASLMKSAGKVVSREDLLRDAWGWEYLTETKTVDTHIKRLRDKIESAGYDPGLVETVRGYGYRFRQ, encoded by the coding sequence ATGAACGACACGCCGCATCGTATTCTCGTCGTCGACGACGAGCCATCTATCACTGAATTTGTGAGCTATGCGCTCAAAAAAGAGGGTTTCTACACCGATGTCGTCGACAATGGCGAAGACGCGCTCGAGCTGGCCACAAAGAACCCCTACGATTTGTTCGTGCTCGACATCATGCTTCCCGGAATGGATGGATACGAACTCTGCCGCCGTCTGCGCTCAAAGACCTCTGTGCCGGTGTTGTTCCTTTCGGCACGTGACACCGAGCTTGATAAAGTGGTCGGCCTTGAGATCGGTGGCGACGACTATCTGGCCAAACCGTTCGGCGTTCGTGAGCTTATCGCACGCGTGCGCGCCCTTCTGCGACGCGGTTCGGGTGGCGATTTCCCCGGCGCCAACCACGCCGTCACGGCAAGCGGCATCACGTTGGACGAAGATGCCCACACGGCAAGTGGCGCAAACGGAGAAATCGATTTGACGCCGCGCGAATTCGAACTGCTTGCAAGCTTGATGAAGAGCGCGGGCAAGGTGGTGTCTCGCGAAGATTTGCTGCGCGACGCGTGGGGTTGGGAATACTTGACAGAAACCAAGACCGTCGACACCCACATCAAACGCCTGCGTGATAAGATTGAATCGGCCGGATACGACCCCGGCTTGGTAGAAACGGTTCGCGGATACGGATATAGGTTCAGGCAATAA
- a CDS encoding LuxR C-terminal-related transcriptional regulator, which translates to MRETNLRFDVVFYCLIGIGSYWAWSGALLITASLWPSADISFMHATWLLNVGTHCVCLLIFGLLSKRLAPYSQRRAFVTGAPPLIIAGTAALFIGYALPATSLTLIGSVVSGIGTSFVLLIWGESCTRLQEGDVQHLVLSGSVVAGLMIILLIVCLPPLIALFTCFALPIVMVRCIVGANKILTEESTARDPLSQTAIPERTEQNAFDFVSEPASSEHVKRIFIRLLLCCFVLALPAGLYQNSYASISHGDVVGSWGMVFSCVCVLVMLASFLDFLFMKRGSTNVFSRLIVPLMAGGLLVLSVFTTGLESWAGVFMQTGYHLFLIYIYTEFSVFASETNALPSRIFALGTCAIDVGLLAGFGLLFAVTSLSSVWSIGVILVVVYLLILVGILVFPKVLEDIENRNRDKKALELLATREVSSDESEHPDNDAQADKSLDKRRAAFSEFYGLSSREQEILDYLLRGRSLRSIATETFLSYNTVKTHVSHIYRKANVHTRDELIDAFDRIAD; encoded by the coding sequence GTGAGAGAAACTAACCTCAGGTTTGATGTCGTATTTTATTGCTTGATCGGCATAGGTTCATATTGGGCGTGGTCGGGCGCCTTGTTGATCACGGCATCGTTGTGGCCAAGCGCAGATATTTCCTTTATGCACGCCACGTGGTTGCTCAATGTCGGCACTCACTGCGTGTGCCTTCTGATATTTGGTTTGCTTTCAAAAAGGCTTGCGCCCTATTCGCAACGTCGTGCGTTCGTTACCGGTGCGCCGCCCCTTATTATTGCGGGCACAGCCGCGCTTTTTATAGGCTATGCGCTTCCTGCGACCAGCCTGACGCTGATCGGTTCGGTAGTTTCTGGCATAGGGACCTCGTTTGTTCTGCTGATCTGGGGAGAATCCTGCACACGCCTACAAGAGGGAGATGTGCAGCACTTGGTGCTTTCCGGATCCGTCGTTGCGGGCCTGATGATTATATTGCTTATCGTTTGTCTTCCGCCGCTCATCGCTCTGTTCACCTGTTTTGCGCTGCCGATCGTTATGGTTCGCTGCATTGTCGGTGCGAACAAAATTCTTACCGAGGAATCGACCGCCCGCGATCCTCTCTCTCAGACCGCCATCCCTGAGCGCACCGAGCAAAACGCTTTCGATTTCGTTTCCGAACCCGCTTCCAGCGAGCACGTGAAAAGAATATTCATTCGTCTGCTGCTCTGCTGTTTTGTACTGGCCCTTCCCGCCGGCCTCTACCAGAATAGTTACGCCTCAATCAGTCACGGCGATGTTGTGGGCAGCTGGGGCATGGTGTTTTCCTGCGTCTGCGTTCTTGTCATGCTTGCGAGCTTTCTTGATTTTCTCTTCATGAAGCGCGGAAGCACCAACGTTTTTTCTCGCTTGATCGTACCCCTCATGGCCGGCGGGCTTCTTGTTCTTTCCGTATTCACCACCGGGCTTGAATCATGGGCCGGCGTATTCATGCAGACGGGATACCACCTCTTCCTCATCTACATCTATACCGAGTTCAGTGTGTTTGCATCGGAAACCAATGCACTCCCATCTCGAATATTTGCTCTTGGAACCTGCGCCATCGATGTGGGGTTGCTTGCGGGTTTCGGACTTCTCTTCGCCGTAACGTCGCTGTCTTCTGTCTGGTCTATCGGGGTCATTCTTGTCGTTGTCTATCTGCTCATTCTTGTAGGAATCCTCGTTTTTCCCAAGGTATTGGAAGATATCGAGAATAGAAACCGCGACAAAAAGGCATTAGAGCTCTTGGCTACGCGCGAAGTGAGCTCAGACGAATCCGAGCATCCCGACAACGATGCGCAAGCCGACAAGAGCCTGGACAAACGGCGCGCAGCCTTCAGCGAGTTTTATGGGCTTTCATCGCGCGAACAGGAAATTCTTGACTATCTATTGCGAGGACGAAGCCTACGCTCCATCGCAACGGAAACGTTCTTGTCCTACAACACGGTTAAAACCCACGTCAGTCATATTTATCGCAAAGCCAACGTACACACGCGCGATGAGCTTATTGACGCCTTCGACAGGATTGCCGACTAG
- a CDS encoding FAD-dependent oxidoreductase, translating to MEKTLWNRRGFLKAAALVGVGGTFAGLTACAPSSTSQPEEDSADKTDQQDTIEITRTESFDIVVCGAGASGITAAVHAAESGARVALLEKAGEVGGSSLSVVSALVRNPDDDLTEEVNEWVADSHWRVNAEAIYTLLRNSGTAFSWLQDNHGWELTQNGGMWALPGTIQTRKDVRTELYQNMITSSGVSLFTNMTAKQLILDESGAIAGVIALDSDGNGVQFDCKALTIATGGYAANREMVKEAFGFDGICDGLPQNIGEGLEMAWNIGAKKPINFGGQMLHQTLTPCTDSLLEQFDEFPARYPFFTAYLPHFMNVTEKGRRFRNEDLVNIPDAAANSSAFQGAFHYVVVSKTQLDKLAEGGMAALGVTANPPIPPRFLPANFSIETPWSDPLPVFEAAANGENGFMGNTFQELAEAAGMDPATFETECKNYEQYCASGNDSQLGKRPESLIPLEEGPYFLIKAEQNNLTSWGGLATDAQYRVYDNDDNPIPGLWAVGIEAGSNLYNDTYVGNGVGICLAVTSGFLTGGAMAEFVA from the coding sequence ATGGAAAAGACGCTCTGGAACCGTCGCGGTTTTTTGAAAGCAGCCGCTCTCGTAGGAGTTGGAGGAACGTTTGCAGGACTTACTGCGTGCGCTCCTTCAAGCACATCGCAGCCAGAGGAAGACTCCGCCGATAAAACCGATCAGCAAGACACCATCGAAATCACCCGCACTGAGTCTTTCGATATCGTGGTGTGCGGAGCTGGTGCATCGGGCATAACCGCTGCTGTACACGCAGCCGAATCCGGCGCACGCGTAGCATTGCTCGAAAAAGCCGGCGAAGTTGGAGGATCAAGCTTAAGCGTCGTCTCAGCTCTTGTGCGAAACCCCGATGATGACCTCACCGAAGAAGTCAACGAATGGGTGGCCGATTCGCATTGGAGAGTCAATGCTGAAGCAATTTATACGCTCCTCCGCAACTCTGGAACAGCATTCTCGTGGCTGCAAGACAATCATGGATGGGAACTTACCCAAAACGGAGGCATGTGGGCATTGCCGGGAACGATCCAAACCCGAAAAGATGTGCGCACGGAACTATATCAAAACATGATTACATCGTCGGGCGTCTCTCTGTTCACCAACATGACGGCCAAACAACTTATCTTGGACGAATCGGGCGCAATCGCTGGCGTGATCGCACTTGATTCAGATGGAAACGGCGTCCAATTCGACTGCAAGGCCCTCACCATCGCCACCGGAGGCTATGCCGCCAATCGCGAGATGGTAAAAGAGGCTTTCGGCTTCGATGGAATCTGCGACGGACTTCCGCAAAACATCGGCGAAGGTTTGGAAATGGCCTGGAATATCGGTGCGAAAAAGCCTATTAACTTCGGTGGCCAGATGCTCCACCAAACGCTTACTCCTTGCACCGATTCTCTGCTCGAGCAATTCGACGAATTTCCTGCGCGTTACCCGTTCTTCACGGCCTATCTACCTCATTTTATGAACGTGACAGAAAAAGGCAGGCGATTCCGCAACGAGGATCTCGTAAATATCCCCGATGCTGCTGCGAATTCAAGCGCTTTCCAGGGCGCCTTCCACTACGTAGTTGTCTCGAAAACACAGCTCGACAAGCTCGCTGAAGGTGGAATGGCCGCCCTTGGCGTCACGGCAAATCCTCCCATACCGCCGCGCTTCCTTCCTGCTAACTTTTCAATTGAAACCCCTTGGAGCGATCCGCTTCCCGTGTTCGAGGCAGCCGCAAATGGAGAAAACGGCTTTATGGGAAACACGTTCCAAGAATTGGCTGAAGCTGCAGGAATGGATCCCGCTACGTTCGAAACCGAATGCAAGAACTACGAGCAATACTGCGCAAGTGGCAATGACAGCCAGCTTGGCAAAAGGCCAGAAAGTCTCATCCCACTGGAAGAAGGCCCTTACTTTCTTATCAAGGCGGAGCAAAACAATCTCACTTCTTGGGGAGGCTTAGCAACGGATGCGCAGTACCGCGTTTACGACAATGACGATAACCCCATCCCAGGACTGTGGGCTGTTGGAATTGAAGCGGGCAGCAATCTCTACAACGACACCTACGTAGGAAACGGTGTAGGTATTTGCCTTGCAGTGACCTCAGGCTTTCTAACAGGAGGCGCCATGGCCGAATTCGTGGCCTAG
- a CDS encoding type III pantothenate kinase, translated as MLLAIDVGNTQTVAGVYRGEELSHRWRIATNKSDTADELRIRLKQLLASDDIAVHDVRGIALASVVPQLTLSWGSAIHRMFGKDMLVCSAETAGELFPTDYPNPREIGADRVADAVAAKELYGAPAIVVDFGTATNIEVIDAQGRFAGGVIAPGVETSATALFSHATKLGAIDLIDPHTAIGHNTEQAIQAGIVYGEADRVDGLVRRIFDQLGYETPVIATGGLASRVAAQSKTITAINPELTLEGLRLVFEACESNDC; from the coding sequence ATGTTACTTGCCATCGATGTGGGGAATACTCAGACAGTTGCGGGTGTTTACCGGGGCGAAGAGCTTTCGCACCGGTGGCGTATCGCCACCAACAAAAGCGATACGGCCGACGAGTTGCGCATTCGGCTCAAGCAGTTGCTTGCCTCCGACGATATTGCCGTCCACGATGTGCGCGGCATTGCGCTTGCGTCGGTTGTTCCCCAACTCACGTTGTCGTGGGGAAGTGCCATTCATCGCATGTTTGGCAAGGACATGCTTGTGTGCTCAGCCGAAACGGCGGGGGAGCTGTTTCCTACCGACTATCCCAATCCTCGTGAGATTGGCGCTGACCGCGTGGCAGATGCGGTGGCGGCCAAGGAGCTGTATGGCGCGCCGGCGATCGTTGTCGATTTTGGCACGGCCACCAATATCGAGGTTATCGATGCCCAGGGACGCTTTGCGGGAGGCGTGATTGCGCCCGGGGTGGAAACGTCGGCCACAGCGCTGTTCTCTCATGCCACCAAGCTAGGGGCCATCGATCTCATCGATCCGCATACCGCCATCGGCCACAATACGGAACAAGCCATACAGGCGGGCATCGTATATGGTGAGGCGGATCGCGTGGACGGGCTCGTTCGCCGCATCTTCGACCAGCTGGGCTACGAAACGCCGGTCATCGCCACCGGTGGACTCGCGTCACGCGTGGCCGCCCAGTCGAAAACCATCACTGCCATCAACCCCGAACTAACACTCGAAGGCCTGCGCCTTGTGTTCGAGGCGTGCGAAAGCAACGATTGTTAA
- a CDS encoding formate/nitrite transporter family protein: MSLNESHIRALRPDALGPTDIEAKAETVAEGKVAMPFPQLMVAAMLAGMFIAFGAMFFCTFLGDTTMPFAVQRLFGGVCFCLGLTLVLCCGAELFTGSMLMVCGAASRKIAFGAMLKNWGLVWIGNLIGSLLVVFLVFMSHLADMNSGGVGTAMISVALGKVTPDWITLFFKGILCNILVCLAVWIGFSARTVVDKIAGLLLPITAFVACGFEHCVANMFFLPMAFVLKITGFSTALDATGLDIGSILYNLSAATLGNIVGGAVFVGLAYWFAYRSRSPKSTVAMQQEAREQ, encoded by the coding sequence ATGAGCTTGAACGAATCGCACATACGCGCTTTACGACCCGATGCGCTTGGGCCGACGGATATCGAGGCGAAAGCGGAGACGGTTGCCGAGGGGAAAGTGGCCATGCCCTTCCCGCAGCTGATGGTGGCTGCCATGCTTGCGGGCATGTTTATCGCGTTCGGTGCGATGTTCTTCTGCACGTTTTTGGGTGATACCACTATGCCGTTTGCCGTGCAGCGGCTCTTTGGCGGCGTATGTTTCTGCCTTGGCCTCACGTTGGTTTTGTGCTGCGGTGCCGAGCTGTTCACGGGTAGTATGCTCATGGTCTGCGGTGCGGCCAGCAGAAAGATTGCATTTGGCGCCATGCTTAAGAACTGGGGCCTTGTGTGGATCGGCAATCTGATTGGGTCGCTGCTGGTGGTGTTTCTTGTGTTCATGTCGCACTTGGCCGATATGAACAGCGGCGGAGTTGGTACAGCGATGATCAGTGTCGCCCTCGGTAAGGTCACTCCCGATTGGATAACGCTGTTTTTCAAGGGCATACTGTGCAATATCCTTGTATGTCTGGCGGTGTGGATTGGCTTTTCGGCGCGTACGGTTGTCGATAAAATAGCCGGTTTGTTGCTGCCCATTACCGCCTTTGTCGCGTGTGGCTTCGAGCACTGCGTGGCGAACATGTTCTTTCTTCCCATGGCGTTCGTGCTGAAGATCACCGGGTTTTCCACTGCTCTTGATGCGACTGGCTTGGATATCGGCTCTATCTTATACAACCTTTCGGCGGCTACGCTCGGCAACATCGTCGGAGGCGCTGTCTTCGTAGGGTTGGCCTACTGGTTCGCCTATCGCTCTCGCAGCCCGAAAAGCACCGTCGCGATGCAGCAAGAGGCACGTGAGCAGTAA
- a CDS encoding FAD-dependent oxidoreductase, which translates to MSTRGVKLSRRGFLGLTAAGALVAGAGLAGCSSQEPKAATASDEAEGYTPGTIVETIDTDIVVVGLGMSGLSAAVQAANNGDAVVGIEATGVTGGNGIGVEGIFAVGTDMQKKAGIEIEPVEVVQTELEEAQMVTDGALWKKLVQSSADNVSWLMEQGVQFSGVVDDYLGSGIVSGFHWFEGNIASEGYIPQMTQRAEELGVDMRFNTPAKALITENGKVVGVFAHNQDGDDIQINAKAVILATGGYAQNQKFMEERGFNWENIVYGGTPGHNGDGLTMALEAGARSFVKNSTFNCTNIIGQGDTFAWKADSFTSTFCGAGMFGTGGNQLWVNQDADRFINENFAAANFEMQSVPAMTQRVMYTVFDRAILESSLANDPDTIKRVDDAKEADLAVADTLAEAAEQLGLDAEALQASVDRYNELCKTGVDADFGKPAELMVPIENPPFYVGKLNQYYLMSVGGIECNINAQVIDESKTPIEGLYAVGTDGCMLYRNIYTINVGGTCNANNINSGRTAANHAHSVIAG; encoded by the coding sequence ATGAGTACAAGGGGAGTAAAGCTTTCTCGTAGAGGTTTTCTCGGGTTGACCGCGGCAGGGGCACTTGTAGCGGGAGCCGGTTTGGCGGGTTGTTCTTCGCAGGAGCCTAAGGCTGCGACGGCGAGTGATGAGGCAGAAGGCTATACACCGGGCACCATTGTTGAAACTATCGACACCGATATTGTCGTTGTGGGCTTAGGTATGTCGGGTCTTTCAGCGGCGGTGCAGGCAGCCAATAACGGAGATGCGGTCGTTGGCATTGAGGCGACAGGCGTGACCGGCGGCAATGGTATTGGCGTCGAAGGCATCTTTGCGGTGGGCACCGATATGCAGAAGAAGGCTGGCATTGAGATTGAGCCGGTCGAGGTTGTGCAGACCGAGCTTGAAGAAGCGCAGATGGTAACCGACGGCGCCCTATGGAAAAAACTGGTTCAGTCGTCGGCCGACAACGTGTCGTGGCTTATGGAGCAGGGTGTTCAATTCTCGGGCGTCGTTGACGACTATTTGGGTTCGGGTATCGTATCGGGCTTTCACTGGTTTGAAGGGAATATCGCAAGTGAAGGCTACATTCCCCAGATGACCCAGCGCGCGGAAGAATTGGGCGTCGACATGCGCTTCAACACTCCCGCGAAGGCGCTTATCACCGAGAACGGCAAGGTTGTCGGCGTGTTTGCGCACAACCAAGATGGTGATGACATTCAAATCAACGCGAAAGCGGTTATCCTCGCAACGGGCGGTTATGCTCAAAACCAGAAGTTTATGGAAGAGCGTGGATTCAACTGGGAGAACATTGTTTACGGCGGCACGCCGGGCCACAACGGCGATGGTTTGACCATGGCGCTGGAAGCGGGTGCCCGAAGCTTTGTTAAAAACTCAACCTTTAACTGCACGAATATCATTGGTCAGGGCGATACGTTTGCCTGGAAGGCCGATTCGTTCACGTCCACGTTCTGCGGTGCTGGCATGTTCGGTACCGGGGGTAACCAGCTGTGGGTAAACCAGGATGCCGATCGGTTTATCAACGAAAACTTTGCAGCGGCCAACTTCGAGATGCAGAGCGTTCCCGCTATGACGCAGCGTGTCATGTATACCGTATTCGATCGTGCCATTCTTGAGTCTTCGCTTGCGAACGATCCCGATACGATCAAGCGGGTGGATGATGCGAAGGAGGCCGATCTTGCGGTGGCCGACACTCTTGCAGAAGCCGCCGAGCAGCTCGGACTGGACGCAGAAGCGCTGCAAGCTTCGGTTGATCGCTACAACGAGCTGTGCAAGACGGGCGTGGATGCGGACTTCGGTAAGCCCGCTGAGCTTATGGTTCCCATCGAGAATCCGCCCTTCTACGTGGGCAAACTCAATCAGTACTACCTGATGTCGGTTGGTGGCATCGAGTGCAACATCAACGCTCAAGTTATTGATGAGAGCAAAACGCCTATCGAGGGCCTCTATGCGGTCGGCACCGATGGCTGCATGCTCTATCGCAACATCTATACCATCAATGTGGGTGGTACGTGCAACGCCAACAACATCAATTCGGGTCGCACTGCCGCCAATCATGCGCACTCCGTGATAGCAGGATAA
- a CDS encoding 6-carboxytetrahydropterin synthase — protein sequence MYGLKTESSFDAAHFLTDYDGKCENLHGHRWRVVAYIEQDRLQSDGQAKDMVVDFGDFKHALRALTEELDHMFIVEEGSLAPETVACLERETFKLFVVPFRTTSENLARYFYERLEKRGFPVSLVEVYETPLNCAYYSK from the coding sequence ATGTACGGATTAAAAACGGAGAGCAGCTTCGATGCTGCTCATTTTCTGACTGACTACGACGGCAAGTGCGAAAATCTTCACGGCCATCGTTGGCGCGTGGTCGCCTATATTGAGCAGGACCGTCTGCAAAGTGACGGGCAGGCGAAGGATATGGTGGTCGATTTCGGCGATTTCAAACATGCCTTGCGTGCTCTGACCGAGGAACTGGACCATATGTTTATCGTCGAGGAAGGTTCGCTTGCTCCAGAGACGGTTGCCTGCCTTGAGCGCGAAACATTTAAGCTGTTTGTGGTACCTTTCCGCACCACATCAGAGAACCTTGCCCGTTATTTTTACGAGCGACTTGAAAAGCGGGGCTTTCCGGTGTCGCTCGTTGAAGTATATGAGACGCCGCTCAACTGCGCCTACTATAGTAAGTAA